The Cucumis melo cultivar AY chromosome 6, USDA_Cmelo_AY_1.0, whole genome shotgun sequence genome includes a region encoding these proteins:
- the LOC127150004 gene encoding uncharacterized protein LOC127150004: protein MVYLLQNQKLTGHIEEQASVGNARALNAIFNGIDLNGIKLINSCITTKEAWTILEVAYEDYNKRVLEIANELLLLGEKIPESKIVRKVLRSLLGKLDMKVTTIEEAHNITKLKLDELFGSLLTFEMAISHRENKKDKGITFNSVYEEETTINQSDNEANMNESIALLTKQNGGEINTRRYNKVSNRSDSDDGRKKEGEGRFFRCRECGGVGHYQVECPTFLRRQKKIFRATLSDEDIDDSEEDNGMNAFTEDSEAREIQKERIQDLMEENERLMSVISSLKLKLKEVQNEYD from the exons ATGGTGTATCTGCTCCAAAATCAGAAGTTAACTGGACATATTGAAGAACAAGCATCAGTTGGGAATGCTAGAGCTTTAAATGCAATATTTAATGGTATCGATCTAAATGGTATCAAACTTATAAACTCTTGTATTACAACCAAAGAAGCATGGACAATATTGGAAGTTGCTTATGAAG ATTACAATAAGAGAGTTTTGGAAATTGCTAATGAATTACTGTTGCTTGGTGAGAAAATTCCTGAATCTAAGATTGTGCGCAAAGTACTACGATCGTTGCTAGGAAAATTAGACATGAAAGTCACTACCATAGAGGAAGCACACaatataactaaattaaaactaGATGAGTTATTTGGGTCTCTGCTTACGTTCGAGATGGCTATATCTCATAGAGAGAATAAGAAAGACAAAGGGATCACTTTTAACTCTGTCtatgaagaagagacaacaaTAAATCAATCTGATAATGAAGCAAACATGAATGAATCAATAGCTCTTCTAACAAAACA AAATGGTGGTGAGATCAATACAAGAAGGTATAACAAAGTTTCGAACAGGAGTGACAGTGACGATGGAAGGAAAAAGGAGGGTGAGGGAAGGTTTTTCAGATGTAGAGAATGTGGGGGAGTTGGTCATTATCAAGTTGAATGTCCCACATTTttaagaagacaaaagaaaatttttcgTGCTACTTTGTCAGATGAGGACATTGATGATAGTGAAGAAGATAATGGCATGAATGCATTCACa GAAGATTCTGAAGCCAGAgaaatacaaaaagaaagaattcaagatcttatggaagaaaatgaacgattAATGTCTGTCATATCATCTCTGAAGTTAAAATTGAAAGAAGTCCAGAATGAATATGACTAG